The Cytobacillus oceanisediminis genomic interval TCCAACATCGACAATACCGTACTTATGAACATCGTCAGCATCAACACGCTTAATCCCTATGATGGAATGATTATAGGTTTCATATAGCTCCATCATGTCCTTAAGACAGGATTTTTTTTCTTGAACAAGAGTATCTCCTAGTAAAACAGCAAAAGGTTCGTTTCCAATAAACTTTCTTGCACACCAAATTGCATGTCCTAATCCATTAGGCTCACTTTGGCGGATATAATGAATATTGGCTAACTGTGAAATCTTTTTTATTTCCTGCAGTTCCTCTAGTTTTCCTTTTTTATTTAATGTTTGTTCCAATAAAAAAGAAGAATCAAAATGATCCTCAATCGCCTTTTTCTCTTTCCCTGTTACAATTATAATGTCTCTTATTCCTGCCTCAACTGCTTCCTCAATTATATACTGGATTGTCGGCTTATCAATTATAGGCAGCATTTCTTTAGGCAAGGCCTTGGTTAATGGCAGCAGTCTGGTTCCAAGGCCAGCTGCGGGAATTACCGCCTTTCTTACTTTCACTATAGTATACACCTCCATTTGAAACAAACCTTAATTTAGATTATGGATTCATACATTCATTTGTCACGGCTTATTCACTACTTAATAATGCATTTGTGTAATGCAGGCAGTTACTATTCACCATCATTGTCCTTAATTAATGAAAGCTCTGAACTAAAGCCCTTTCCAATTTGGACAACTAACTTCAGTATGGGATGCAGAATAAAATAGCACAAAATGTATGTACTTTCTAAATACTGAACAAAACATACGTTCGTTAAAAAAGGGCTCTTTTATGTTCCTCATTTATGACAAATAAACGGTAATGTTCATATCCTATAAGGAAGTAGCATGTCTAAATGAAACTTTGTGTTTAGTATATAACC includes:
- the galU gene encoding UTP--glucose-1-phosphate uridylyltransferase GalU, translated to MKVRKAVIPAAGLGTRLLPLTKALPKEMLPIIDKPTIQYIIEEAVEAGIRDIIIVTGKEKKAIEDHFDSSFLLEQTLNKKGKLEELQEIKKISQLANIHYIRQSEPNGLGHAIWCARKFIGNEPFAVLLGDTLVQEKKSCLKDMMELYETYNHSIIGIKRVDADDVHKYGIVDVGMGNGPVYNIQSLIEKPSKEQAPSNLAIFGRYILTPKIFDLLDKQEPGVGNEIQLTDAISALLKYETVYAQVFNGKSYDIGDKLGYLKTVIEFALQREDLEKEVLHFLTEIVRKNSLFS